From the Mangifera indica cultivar Alphonso chromosome 10, CATAS_Mindica_2.1, whole genome shotgun sequence genome, one window contains:
- the LOC123227283 gene encoding serine carboxypeptidase-like 11 has protein sequence MSSTYSKWWSFKFLVWLQVVCAFLLFGNAACGQIVRTLPGFPGTLPFSLETGYISVGSSELFYLFVESQGNPEVDPVLYYIVGGPGCAALNGFFFQTGPLQFDGTAFTGGLPKLQLYPHTWTKSASIIFVDAPIGSGYSYSTNPEDYGISDLQSANQSHVFIRKWLNQHPQYIKNRFFIATDSYSGVLAPIIANNILDGNNAGLEPTINLIGVISGSPRMNGKEEQSYQIILAHKLGLISKSIFNYAKEYCNGTYFYTDTSSVSAECLEYLQVIDELIEQINLEMVLAPKCSTISPKLEDGNRRRSLRQTDYWCKNFDYLLSTVWANDEGVQSALHVREGTIKEWRRCNLTFADGTYDYDVDSSFDYHKNLTKAGLQLLLYSGDHDLVVPHIYTEYWIGLLDITLDEDWRPWFVGGQVAGYTMKYSNYGYRLTYATLKGSGHSPTEWKGRDTYEMFERWIHFYPL, from the exons ATGTCTTCAACTTACAGCAAATGGTGGAGCTTCAAGTTTCTGGTTTGGTTGCAAGTAGTGTGCGCTTTTCTTCTTTTCGGAAATGCAGCTTGTGGGCAAATCGTCCGGACCCTGCCGGGCTTTCCTGGAACTCTTCCTTTCAGCCTTGAAACTGG ATACATTAGTGTGGGGAGCTCGGAGCTTTTCTACTTGTTTGTGGAGTCTCAGGGAAATCCTGAAGTGGATCCTGTTCTTTATTATATAGTTGGAGGCCCCGGCTGTGCTGCTTTGAACGGCTTCTTTTTCCAAACTG GTCCTCTGCAATTTGATGGAACCGCCTTCACAGGAGGTTTGCCAAAGTTGCAATTATACCCACACACATGGACCAAG AGTGCGAGTATAATATTTGTAGATGCACCAATTGGATCTGGTTACTCCTATTCAACAAACCCAGAAGATTACGGGATATCGGACTTACAGTCAGCCAATCAATCTCATGTATTTATAAGAAAG TGGCTAAATCAGCATCCCCAGTACATCAAAAACCGATTTTTTATTGCTACCGATTCATATTCCGGTGTACTTGCTCCCATCATCGCAAACAATATCCTAGATG GCAATAATGCAGGACTTGAGCCAACAATAAATCTAATT GGGGTTATCAGTGGATCACCGCGCATGAACGGCAAAGAAGAACAAAGTTATCAGATAATATTAGCTCATAAACTTGGACTCATATCTAAGAGTATTTTCAAC TATGCCAAAGAGTATTGCAATGGCACCTACTTCTATACAGACACCAGTTCAGTGAGTGCAGAATGCCTTGAGTATCTCCAAGTCATCGACGAG ttgattgaacaaataaatttgGAAATGGTGTTGGCTCCCAAGTGTAGCACAATATCGCCGAAATTAGAAGATGGAAACAGAAGGAGATCTTTGAGACAGACTGACTATTGGTGCAAG AATTTCGATTATCTACTCTCCACCGTATGGGCTAACGATGAAGGTGTTCAAAGTGCTCTTCATGTTCGAGAG GGAACAATAAAAGAGTGGAGGAGATGCAATCTTACATTTGCTGATGGAACATATGATTATGATGTGGATAGTTCTTTCGACTACCACAAAAACCTTACCAAAGCAGGCCTCCAACTATTGCTTTACAG TGGTGATCATGATCTGGTCGTTCCACATATTTACACAGAATATTGGATTGGCCTACTTGACATAACTTTGGATGAAGACTGGCGACCATGGTTTGTTGGTGGTCAAGTTGCCGG GTACACAATGAAGTATTCAAACTATGGATACCGACTGACTTATGCAACTCTAAAG GGATCTGGGCACTCTCCGACTGAGTGGAAAGGAAGGGATACTTATGAAATGTTTGAAAGGTGGATACATTTTTACCCACTTTAG